A genomic window from Providencia alcalifaciens includes:
- the sul1 gene encoding sulfonamide-resistant dihydropteroate synthase Sul1, with product MVTVFGILNLTEDSFFDESRRLDPAGAVTAAIEMLRVGSDVVDVGPAASHPDARPVSPADEIRRIAPLLDALSDQMHRVSIDSFQPETQRYALKRGVGYLNDIQGFPDPALYPDIAEADCRLVVMHSAQRDGIATRTGHLRPEDALDEIVRFFEARVSALRRSGVAADRLILDPGMGFFLSPAPETSLHVLSNLQKLKSALGLPLLVSVSRKSFLGATVGLPVKDLGPASLAAELHAIGNGADYVRTHAPGDLRSAITFSETLAKFRSRDARDRGLDHA from the coding sequence ATGGTGACGGTGTTCGGCATTCTGAATCTCACCGAGGACTCCTTCTTCGATGAGAGCCGGCGGCTAGACCCCGCCGGCGCTGTCACCGCGGCGATCGAAATGCTGCGAGTCGGATCAGACGTCGTGGATGTCGGACCGGCCGCCAGCCATCCGGACGCGAGGCCTGTATCGCCGGCCGATGAGATCAGACGTATTGCGCCGCTCTTAGACGCCCTGTCCGATCAGATGCACCGTGTTTCAATCGACAGCTTCCAACCGGAAACCCAGCGCTATGCGCTCAAGCGCGGCGTGGGCTACCTGAACGATATCCAAGGATTTCCTGACCCTGCGCTCTATCCCGATATTGCTGAGGCGGACTGCAGGCTGGTGGTTATGCACTCAGCGCAGCGGGATGGCATCGCCACCCGCACCGGTCACCTTCGACCCGAAGACGCGCTCGACGAGATTGTGCGGTTCTTCGAGGCGCGGGTTTCCGCCTTGCGACGGAGCGGGGTCGCTGCCGACCGGCTCATCCTCGATCCGGGGATGGGATTTTTCTTGAGCCCCGCACCGGAAACATCGCTGCACGTGCTGTCGAACCTTCAAAAGCTGAAGTCGGCGTTGGGGCTTCCGCTATTGGTCTCGGTGTCGCGGAAATCCTTCTTGGGCGCCACCGTTGGCCTTCCTGTAAAGGATCTGGGTCCAGCGAGCCTTGCGGCGGAACTTCACGCGATCGGCAATGGCGCTGACTACGTCCGCACCCACGCGCCTGGAGATCTGCGAAGCGCAATCACCTTCTCGGAAACCCTCGCGAAATTTCGCAGTCGCGACGCCAGAGACCGAGGGTTAGATCATGCCTAG
- a CDS encoding quaternary ammonium compound efflux SMR transporter QacE delta 1 codes for MKGWLFLVIAIVGEVIATSALKSSEGFTKLAPSAVVIIGYGIAFYFLSLVLKSIPVGVAYAVWSGLGVVIITAIAWLLHGQKLDAWGFVGMGLIIAAFLLARSPSWKSLRRPTPW; via the coding sequence ATGAAAGGCTGGCTTTTTCTTGTTATCGCAATAGTTGGCGAAGTAATCGCAACATCCGCATTAAAATCTAGCGAGGGCTTTACTAAGCTTGCCCCTTCCGCCGTTGTCATAATCGGTTATGGCATCGCATTTTATTTTCTTTCTCTGGTTCTGAAATCCATCCCTGTCGGTGTTGCTTATGCAGTCTGGTCGGGACTCGGCGTCGTCATAATTACAGCCATTGCCTGGTTGCTTCATGGGCAAAAGCTTGATGCGTGGGGCTTTGTAGGTATGGGGCTCATAATTGCTGCCTTTTTGCTCGCCCGATCCCCATCGTGGAAGTCGCTGCGGAGGCCGACGCCATGGTGA
- a CDS encoding NAD(+)--rifampin ADP-ribosyltransferase Arr-3: MVKDWIPISHDNYKQVQGPFYHGTKANLAIGDLLTTGFISHFEDGRILKHIYFSALMEPAVWGAELAMSLSGLEGRGYIYIVEPTGPFEDDPNLTNKRFPGNPTQSYRTCEPLRIVGVVEDWEGHPVELIRGMLDSLEDLKRRGLHVIED, encoded by the coding sequence ATGGTAAAAGATTGGATTCCCATCTCTCATGATAATTACAAGCAGGTGCAAGGACCGTTCTATCATGGAACCAAAGCCAATTTGGCGATTGGTGACTTGCTAACCACAGGGTTCATCTCTCATTTCGAGGACGGTCGTATTCTTAAGCACATCTACTTTTCAGCCTTGATGGAGCCAGCAGTTTGGGGAGCTGAACTTGCTATGTCACTGTCTGGCCTCGAGGGTCGCGGCTACATATACATAGTTGAGCCAACAGGACCGTTCGAAGACGATCCGAATCTTACGAACAAAAGATTTCCCGGTAATCCAACACAGTCCTATAGAACCTGCGAACCCTTGAGAATTGTTGGCGTTGTTGAAGACTGGGAGGGGCATCCTGTTGAATTAATAAGGGGAATGTTGGATTCGTTGGAGGACTTAAAGCGCCGTGGTTTACACGTCATTGAAGACTAG